GGTGGTGAATATTATTTTCTTGATCAAGAAGTGGCGAATTTCTCGGAGCGACAAAGAGCAAATCTACGTAAAAACAATATCGGTTTTGTCTTTCAAAGCTTTAACCTGATTGATGAATTGACAGTATTTGAAAATGTTGAATTGCCTCTTTTATACCTGGGCTATTCCGGTGCTCAACGAAAAGAAAGAGTAAATGAAGTATTAGAACACATGCAAATAATGCACCGCAAGAATCACTTTCCACAACAGTTATCAGGTGGTCAACAACAGCGTGTTGCGGTATCAAGAGCCGTTGTTGCAAAACCAAAGTTGATTCTTGCCGACGAACCAACAGGAAACCTGGATTCTGCAAATGGCGATGAAGTAATGAATATGTTAACAGAATTAAAT
This genomic window from candidate division KSB1 bacterium contains:
- a CDS encoding ABC transporter ATP-binding protein; amino-acid sequence: MIRTNGLKKVYTTEEVETTALNNINLELKESEFIAIMGPSGCGKSTLLNLLGLLDNPSGGEYYFLDQEVANFSERQRANLRKNNIGFVFQSFNLIDELTVFENVELPLLYLGYSGAQRKERVNEVLEHMQIMHRKNHFPQQLSGGQQQRVAVSRAVVAKPKLILADEPTGNLDSANGDEVMNMLTELNENGTAIVMVTHSPTYAEYSHRIVHLFDGHIVTENIKEGFHV